A single genomic interval of Demequina sp. NBRC 110054 harbors:
- the deoC gene encoding deoxyribose-phosphate aldolase yields the protein MTLTRSELAQYVDHTLLKPESTPADVAALVAEGASLGVFSVCVSPSMLPIATPEGLAVATVCGFPSGKHHSSVKAAEAALSIEQGADEVDMVIDIAAANEGRFEDVQADVAAVRASVPEGKILKVIIESAALTDEAIVGACEASEAAGADFVKTSTGFHPAGGASVHAVELMAKTVGGRLGVKASGGIRTSEAALAMIEAGATRLGLSGTAAVLDGLDGVVAETEGDGGY from the coding sequence ATGACTCTTACGCGTTCCGAGCTCGCCCAGTACGTCGACCACACCCTCCTCAAGCCCGAGTCGACCCCGGCCGACGTCGCGGCGCTCGTCGCGGAGGGTGCCTCGCTCGGCGTCTTCTCCGTGTGCGTCTCGCCCTCGATGCTTCCGATCGCCACGCCCGAGGGCCTCGCGGTCGCCACGGTGTGCGGCTTCCCGTCCGGCAAGCACCACTCGTCGGTCAAGGCAGCCGAGGCCGCGCTCAGCATCGAGCAGGGCGCCGACGAGGTCGACATGGTGATCGACATCGCCGCCGCGAACGAGGGCCGCTTCGAGGACGTCCAGGCCGACGTGGCCGCCGTGCGCGCCTCGGTGCCCGAGGGCAAGATCCTCAAGGTCATCATCGAGTCGGCCGCGCTCACGGATGAGGCGATCGTGGGCGCGTGCGAGGCCTCGGAGGCCGCGGGCGCTGACTTCGTGAAGACCTCGACCGGCTTCCACCCCGCGGGCGGCGCCTCGGTGCACGCCGTGGAGCTCATGGCGAAGACCGTCGGTGGCCGCCTCGGCGTCAAGGCCTCGGGCGGCATCCGCACCTCGGAGGCCGCGCTCGCGATGATCGAGGCCGGCGCGACGCGCCTGGGCCTGTCCGGCACTGCCGCGGTGCTCGATGGCTTGGATGGCGTGGTCGCCGAGACCGAGGGCGACGGCGGGTACTGA
- a CDS encoding helix-turn-helix transcriptional regulator, whose amino-acid sequence MTDPRLDELATLRRVRDRIDREHAQPLDVEALARGVHMSAGHLSRRFKAAYGESPYSYLMTRRVERAMALLRRGDVSVTEACFEVGFSSLGTFSTRFAELVGMPPSEYRERAATHPVDLPTCVVKAAARPVRNREAPPLARA is encoded by the coding sequence GTGACCGACCCCCGACTCGATGAGCTTGCGACCCTGCGCCGTGTCCGGGACCGCATCGATCGCGAGCATGCTCAGCCTCTCGACGTCGAGGCCCTCGCACGTGGTGTCCACATGTCGGCCGGCCATCTGAGCAGGCGGTTCAAGGCCGCTTACGGAGAGTCGCCGTACTCGTATCTCATGACCCGTCGCGTCGAGCGGGCGATGGCGCTCCTGCGTCGCGGCGATGTCTCCGTCACCGAGGCGTGCTTCGAGGTCGGCTTCTCCTCGCTCGGCACGTTCTCGACGCGCTTCGCCGAGCTGGTCGGCATGCCGCCGAGCGAGTACCGCGAGCGAGCGGCCACGCATCCGGTCGACCTTCCGACCTGCGTGGTCAAGGCAGCGGCGAGACCGGTCAGGAATCGAGAAGCGCCGCCGCTCGCTCGCGCGTAG
- a CDS encoding NAD(P)H-quinone dehydrogenase — MHDVVILGGGPGGYEAALVARKAGADVTLVERHGLGGNAVLTDVVPSKTVIATAEWRTIAERAPELGIVAEDGAPVRTRVDLAAVNARVRALVARQSEDIEARLSSEGVRLVRGAGRLTAERAVEVEGETITGDAVLLALGARPRVLASAAPDGERILSWTDLYALEKLPEHLVVVGSGVTGAEFAEAYALLGSRVTLIASGDRVLPREDPEASAMITAVFRERGMELVGGRAAAVSRTDDAVVVTLEDGREVRGSHCLMAVGSVPNTDGVGLEEAGVRLDERGYIAVDKVSRTSAQGVYAAGDCTGVLPLASVAAAQGRIAMAHALGDAVRPLHLGHMASTVFTAPEIATVGASEADLKARGIFYRVERLDLARNPRAKMLGIDQGFVKVFGHTVTGHVLGAVIVGSRASEHIYALSLAVANRLTVDQVADTFTVYPSLSGTSSEVARRLHGMREDGPHGT; from the coding sequence ATGCACGATGTCGTGATCCTCGGTGGAGGTCCAGGCGGCTATGAGGCCGCGCTCGTGGCGCGCAAGGCGGGCGCCGACGTGACGCTCGTGGAGCGTCACGGGCTCGGCGGCAACGCCGTGCTGACGGACGTGGTGCCGTCCAAGACGGTCATCGCGACCGCCGAGTGGCGCACCATCGCCGAACGCGCACCTGAGCTCGGCATCGTCGCGGAGGACGGGGCGCCCGTCCGCACCCGCGTGGACCTGGCGGCCGTCAACGCGCGCGTGCGCGCTCTCGTCGCCCGCCAGAGTGAGGACATCGAGGCGCGGCTCTCCTCGGAGGGCGTGCGTCTGGTCCGAGGAGCGGGACGGCTCACGGCCGAGCGCGCGGTCGAGGTCGAGGGCGAGACGATCACGGGCGACGCCGTGCTGCTCGCCCTCGGGGCGCGACCGCGAGTGCTCGCGTCCGCCGCCCCTGACGGCGAGCGGATCCTCTCCTGGACGGACCTGTACGCGCTCGAGAAGCTGCCCGAGCACCTCGTGGTGGTCGGCTCGGGAGTCACGGGTGCCGAGTTCGCCGAGGCGTACGCGCTGCTCGGCTCCCGCGTCACGCTCATCGCGTCGGGCGACAGGGTGCTTCCGCGCGAGGACCCCGAGGCGTCGGCGATGATCACCGCGGTGTTCCGCGAGCGGGGAATGGAGCTCGTGGGCGGCAGGGCGGCGGCCGTGTCGCGCACGGACGATGCGGTCGTCGTCACGCTCGAGGACGGGCGCGAGGTGCGGGGATCGCACTGCCTCATGGCGGTCGGCTCGGTGCCGAACACCGACGGCGTGGGGCTCGAGGAGGCGGGCGTGCGGCTCGACGAGCGCGGCTACATCGCGGTCGACAAGGTCTCGCGCACGAGCGCGCAGGGGGTCTACGCCGCGGGTGACTGCACCGGGGTGCTTCCGCTCGCGTCGGTCGCGGCGGCCCAGGGGCGCATCGCGATGGCGCACGCGCTCGGCGACGCGGTGCGGCCCCTCCATCTGGGCCACATGGCCTCCACGGTGTTCACGGCACCCGAGATCGCGACGGTCGGTGCCTCCGAGGCGGATCTGAAGGCGCGCGGGATCTTCTATCGGGTCGAGAGGCTCGACCTCGCGCGCAACCCGCGCGCCAAGATGCTCGGCATCGACCAGGGCTTCGTGAAGGTCTTCGGCCACACCGTCACGGGCCACGTGCTGGGCGCGGTCATCGTCGGCTCGCGCGCCTCGGAGCACATCTACGCGCTCTCGCTCGCGGTTGCGAACCGCCTCACGGTCGATCAGGTCGCGGATACCTTCACGGTGTACCCGTCGCTGTCGGGGACGTCGAGCGAGGTCGCGCGGCGTCTGCACGGCATGCGGGAGGACGGCCCGCACGGCACCTGA
- a CDS encoding excinuclease ABC subunit UvrA — MTDHAADAHDLIKVRGARENNLKDVSVDLPKRRLTVFTGVSGSGKSSLVFDTIAAESRRMINETYSSFIQGFMPSQQRPDVDVLEGLTTAIIVDQEPMGANVRSTVGTATDVHAMLRILYSRLGQPQVGPPQAFSFNVATSSGSGSATVTRKDGTTVREHREYSVTGGMCVRCEGTGRVSELDLTQVFDDSKSLAEGALTIPGYTADGWAVRIYTESGFLDPDKAIKDYSKRERDDFLYKEPTKVKMAGINMTYEGLIPKITKSMLSKDKDAMQSHIRAFVDRAVTFQTCPDCDGTRLSALARSSKVAGKGIDELAAMQISDLAAWMHDLDEPGVGPLLDSLRDTLDSFVEIGLGYLSLDRAAGSLSGGEAQRTKMIRHLGSSLTDITYVFDEPTIGLHPHDIASMNDLLLRLRDKGNTVLVVEHKPEAIAIADHVVDLGPGAGTAGGEICFEGTVDGLKASDTLTGAHLGYRAALKTSVRAGKGSISIKGASANNLQDVDVDVPLGVLTVVTGVAGSGKSSLIHGSIPDDAGVVKVDQRPIKGSRRSNPATYTGVLEPIRKAFAKANGVKPALFSANSEGACPVCNGAGMIYTELGVMETVASVCEACEGRRFNDDVLQYTLGGRSIADVLEMPVADALAFFSDGEAKNAAAAKVIGHLDDVGLGYLALGQPLTTLSGGERQRLKLATHMAEKGGVYVLDEPTTGLHLADVENLLGLLDRLVDADKTVIVIEHHQAVMAHADWVIDLGPGAGHDGGRVVFEGTPADLVASGETLTARHLKAYVGG, encoded by the coding sequence ATGACCGACCACGCCGCAGACGCCCACGACCTCATCAAGGTCCGCGGCGCGCGCGAGAACAACCTCAAGGACGTCTCCGTCGACCTCCCGAAGCGCCGGCTCACGGTGTTCACCGGGGTCTCCGGCTCGGGGAAGTCCTCCCTGGTCTTCGACACGATCGCGGCCGAGTCCCGACGCATGATCAACGAGACCTACAGCTCCTTCATCCAGGGCTTCATGCCGAGCCAGCAGCGACCCGACGTGGACGTCCTCGAGGGGCTCACGACGGCGATCATCGTCGACCAGGAGCCGATGGGCGCCAACGTGCGCTCGACCGTCGGCACCGCCACGGACGTCCACGCGATGCTGCGCATCCTGTACTCGCGGCTCGGGCAGCCCCAGGTCGGCCCGCCGCAGGCGTTCTCCTTCAACGTCGCGACCTCGTCGGGCTCGGGCTCGGCCACGGTGACCCGCAAGGACGGCACGACGGTCCGCGAGCACCGCGAGTACTCGGTCACGGGAGGCATGTGCGTGCGCTGCGAGGGCACGGGGCGGGTCTCGGAGCTGGATCTGACTCAGGTCTTCGACGACTCGAAGTCACTCGCGGAGGGTGCGCTCACCATCCCGGGCTACACCGCAGACGGCTGGGCGGTCCGGATCTACACCGAGTCTGGATTCCTCGACCCCGACAAGGCCATCAAGGACTACTCCAAGCGTGAGCGCGACGACTTTCTCTACAAGGAGCCGACCAAGGTCAAGATGGCCGGCATCAACATGACCTACGAGGGCCTCATCCCCAAGATCACCAAGTCGATGCTGTCCAAGGACAAGGACGCGATGCAGTCCCACATCAGGGCATTCGTCGATCGCGCGGTGACCTTCCAGACCTGCCCCGACTGCGACGGTACGCGGCTCAGCGCGCTCGCGCGGTCCTCGAAGGTCGCGGGCAAGGGCATCGATGAGCTCGCGGCGATGCAGATCTCCGACCTCGCAGCGTGGATGCACGACCTCGACGAGCCGGGCGTCGGTCCGCTGCTCGACTCCCTGCGCGACACGCTCGACTCGTTCGTCGAGATCGGGCTCGGCTATCTCTCGCTCGATCGCGCGGCCGGCTCGCTGTCAGGGGGAGAGGCGCAGCGGACCAAGATGATCCGCCACCTCGGGTCGTCGCTCACGGACATCACCTACGTGTTCGACGAGCCGACGATCGGGCTTCACCCGCACGACATCGCGAGCATGAACGATCTCCTGCTGCGCCTGCGCGACAAGGGCAACACGGTCCTTGTCGTGGAGCACAAGCCGGAAGCCATCGCCATCGCGGACCACGTGGTCGACCTCGGCCCCGGCGCCGGCACCGCGGGCGGCGAGATCTGCTTCGAGGGAACGGTCGACGGGTTGAAGGCCTCCGACACCCTCACCGGCGCCCACCTGGGCTATCGCGCGGCGCTCAAGACGTCGGTGCGCGCGGGCAAGGGCTCCATCTCCATCAAGGGGGCCTCCGCGAACAACCTTCAGGACGTCGACGTCGACGTGCCTCTCGGCGTCCTCACGGTCGTCACCGGCGTCGCGGGTTCGGGAAAGTCCTCGCTCATCCATGGCTCGATCCCGGACGATGCGGGGGTCGTCAAGGTCGACCAGCGCCCCATCAAGGGCTCGCGCAGGTCCAATCCGGCCACGTACACGGGCGTCCTCGAGCCGATCCGCAAGGCCTTCGCGAAGGCCAACGGCGTCAAGCCCGCGCTGTTCAGCGCGAACTCCGAGGGCGCCTGCCCGGTGTGCAACGGCGCCGGCATGATCTACACCGAGCTCGGTGTCATGGAGACCGTCGCGAGCGTGTGCGAGGCGTGCGAGGGCCGGCGCTTCAACGACGATGTCCTCCAGTACACGCTCGGAGGTCGGTCGATCGCGGACGTCCTCGAGATGCCGGTGGCCGACGCGCTCGCGTTCTTCTCCGACGGCGAGGCCAAGAACGCGGCGGCCGCCAAGGTCATCGGTCACCTCGATGACGTGGGGCTCGGCTATCTCGCGCTTGGGCAGCCGCTGACGACGCTCTCGGGGGGCGAGCGGCAGCGCCTCAAGCTCGCGACCCACATGGCAGAGAAGGGCGGCGTCTACGTCCTCGACGAGCCGACCACGGGCCTGCACCTCGCCGACGTCGAGAACCTGCTCGGTCTGCTGGACAGGCTCGTGGACGCGGACAAGACGGTGATCGTGATCGAGCACCATCAGGCGGTGATGGCGCACGCGGACTGGGTCATCGACCTCGGCCCTGGCGCGGGCCACGACGGCGGGCGTGTGGTCTTCGAGGGCACGCCGGCCGATCTGGTGGCGTCGGGGGAGACGCTCACCGCGCGGCACCTCAAGGCGTACGTCGGAGGATGA
- a CDS encoding purine-nucleoside phosphorylase has translation MTEAHDYAAEAARVLAEKTGIESHDIALILGSGWGGAAELLGEEIASVPAAEIPGFTGHAVAGHHAVHRSFRTPNGRIVLALGARQHFYQSRNASTVAHAVRMAAAAGAKQLVVTNGCGSVNRDFVPGTVVLLNDHINFTSATPLEGATFVDMTQTYTPRLRELARTIDADLPEGVYMQFTGPQYETPAEVRMASILGADLVGMSTALESIAAREAGMEILGLSLVTNLAAGFGGETLDHQEVLDAGAAAAPRISRLLAEIVKEM, from the coding sequence ATGACTGAAGCCCACGACTACGCCGCAGAGGCGGCGCGCGTCCTCGCCGAGAAGACCGGCATCGAGAGCCACGACATCGCCCTGATCCTCGGCTCCGGCTGGGGTGGCGCCGCCGAGCTGCTCGGCGAGGAGATCGCCTCCGTGCCCGCCGCGGAGATCCCCGGATTCACAGGCCACGCGGTCGCCGGCCACCACGCCGTCCACCGCTCGTTCCGCACTCCCAACGGCCGCATCGTGCTGGCCCTGGGCGCGCGCCAGCACTTCTACCAGTCGCGCAACGCCTCGACCGTGGCGCACGCGGTCCGCATGGCCGCCGCCGCGGGCGCGAAGCAGCTCGTCGTCACGAACGGCTGCGGCTCCGTCAACCGCGACTTCGTCCCCGGCACCGTGGTGCTGCTGAACGACCACATCAACTTCACGTCGGCCACGCCGCTCGAAGGCGCGACCTTCGTCGACATGACCCAGACCTACACGCCGCGCCTGCGCGAGCTCGCCCGCACGATCGATGCAGATCTGCCCGAGGGCGTCTACATGCAGTTCACCGGGCCCCAGTACGAGACGCCCGCCGAGGTGCGCATGGCGTCGATCCTCGGCGCCGACCTGGTCGGCATGTCGACCGCGCTCGAGTCGATCGCGGCGCGCGAGGCGGGCATGGAGATCCTCGGCCTGTCGCTCGTGACCAACCTCGCCGCCGGCTTCGGCGGCGAGACCCTCGACCACCAGGAGGTGCTCGACGCCGGCGCCGCCGCGGCTCCCCGCATCTCGCGGCTCCTCGCCGAGATCGTGAAGGAGATGTAG
- a CDS encoding VOC family protein — MKLTIQHTFVPHTDPEASLAFYRDSLGFEVLNDVGGGPMRWITVGSSDGGTTVVLTPPAADPGITDDERRVIAEMMAKGTYAALVLATDDVDEAFARIEATGAEVVQEPTDQPYGVRDCAFRDPAGTMVRIQQR; from the coding sequence ATGAAGCTCACGATTCAGCACACGTTCGTTCCGCACACCGACCCCGAGGCCTCGCTCGCGTTCTACCGCGACTCGCTCGGATTCGAGGTCCTGAATGACGTCGGAGGGGGTCCCATGCGGTGGATCACCGTCGGCTCGTCCGACGGCGGCACCACCGTCGTCCTCACCCCTCCGGCCGCAGATCCCGGCATCACCGACGACGAGCGCCGCGTGATCGCCGAGATGATGGCCAAGGGCACCTACGCGGCGCTCGTGCTTGCCACGGACGATGTCGACGAGGCGTTCGCGCGGATCGAGGCGACCGGCGCCGAGGTGGTGCAGGAGCCGACCGACCAGCCGTACGGCGTGCGCGATTGCGCCTTCCGGGACCCCGCCGGCACCATGGTCCGCATCCAGCAGCGCTGA
- a CDS encoding phospho-sugar mutase: protein MDDALLEAALAWVDDDPDPRTRGELQAVIAGAKVGDDKAQVDLTDRFRGMLQFGTAGLRGRIGAGPNRMNRAVVIRAAAGLAAFLTEELGDAPARVAIGYDARHGSAQFAKDTAAVMTAAGHEALLLPRLLPTPVLAYATRVLDADAGVMVTASHNPPQDNGYKVYLGGRVVTDSGQGAQIVPPYDARIAARIEAVETVESVPRAAEGWTVLGEDIVDQYVAATGALVPPPTDDARANLRIVLTPLHGVGASTVERVLRTAGFSDLHTVPEQAEPNPDFPTVSFPNPEEKGAIDLSIALAESVEADVVIANDPDTDRAAVATMIDGKWTMLHGDVVGSLLGERVASRGGHPEGAVLANSVVSSQQLSAIASRYELGYRHTLTGFKWISREQGLVYGYEEALGYCVAPDLVRDKDGISAAVVMADYVASLKAEGRTLADAIDDLARAYGVYLTRQVSARFADISLIGETMDRLLSAPPASLGGSDVVATDDMGEGFQGLPPTTGLHLATVSGARVIIRPSGTEPKVKAYLEVIEPLGSDGDVGAARARATQAMDALDSDVHAALGL from the coding sequence ATGGACGACGCACTGCTCGAAGCCGCCCTCGCCTGGGTGGACGACGATCCTGACCCCCGCACCCGCGGCGAGCTCCAGGCCGTCATCGCGGGCGCGAAGGTCGGCGACGACAAGGCCCAGGTGGACCTCACGGACCGCTTCCGCGGGATGCTCCAGTTCGGCACCGCCGGGCTGCGCGGCCGCATCGGCGCCGGCCCGAACCGCATGAACCGCGCCGTCGTGATCCGCGCCGCGGCGGGCCTCGCGGCCTTCCTCACGGAGGAGCTCGGCGACGCCCCCGCGCGCGTCGCGATCGGCTACGACGCACGCCACGGCTCCGCGCAGTTCGCGAAGGACACCGCCGCGGTGATGACCGCGGCGGGTCACGAGGCGCTGCTCCTGCCCCGCCTGCTCCCGACGCCCGTGCTCGCCTACGCGACGCGCGTCCTCGACGCCGATGCGGGCGTGATGGTCACCGCGTCGCACAATCCGCCTCAGGACAACGGCTACAAGGTCTACCTGGGCGGACGCGTCGTCACCGACTCCGGTCAGGGCGCGCAGATCGTGCCCCCGTACGACGCGCGGATCGCCGCGCGCATCGAGGCGGTCGAGACCGTCGAGTCCGTGCCCCGCGCCGCCGAGGGCTGGACCGTGCTGGGCGAGGACATCGTCGACCAGTACGTCGCCGCGACCGGCGCCCTCGTCCCCCCGCCCACGGACGACGCCCGTGCCAACCTCCGCATCGTCCTCACGCCCCTGCACGGCGTGGGCGCCTCGACCGTGGAGCGCGTGCTCCGCACCGCGGGCTTCAGCGACCTGCACACCGTCCCGGAGCAGGCGGAGCCCAACCCCGACTTCCCGACCGTGAGCTTCCCCAACCCCGAGGAGAAGGGCGCGATCGACCTCTCCATCGCGCTCGCCGAGTCGGTCGAGGCGGACGTCGTGATCGCGAACGACCCCGACACCGACCGCGCCGCGGTCGCCACGATGATCGACGGCAAGTGGACGATGCTGCACGGCGACGTCGTCGGCTCGCTCCTGGGCGAGCGGGTCGCCTCGCGCGGCGGCCACCCCGAGGGTGCCGTCCTCGCGAACTCGGTCGTGTCGTCGCAGCAGCTGTCCGCGATCGCCTCCCGGTATGAGCTCGGCTACCGCCACACGCTCACGGGCTTCAAGTGGATCTCCCGCGAGCAGGGGCTCGTCTACGGCTACGAGGAGGCGCTCGGCTACTGCGTCGCGCCCGACCTCGTGCGCGACAAGGACGGCATCTCCGCGGCCGTCGTGATGGCCGACTACGTCGCGTCGCTCAAGGCCGAGGGTCGGACCTTGGCGGACGCGATCGACGACCTCGCGCGCGCGTATGGCGTCTATCTGACCAGGCAGGTCTCGGCACGCTTCGCGGACATCTCGCTCATCGGCGAGACGATGGACCGGCTGCTGTCCGCTCCCCCGGCGTCGCTCGGTGGATCCGACGTGGTCGCGACCGACGACATGGGCGAGGGCTTCCAGGGACTGCCCCCGACCACCGGGCTGCACCTCGCCACGGTGTCGGGCGCGCGCGTCATCATCCGTCCTTCCGGGACTGAGCCCAAGGTCAAGGCGTACCTCGAGGTCATCGAGCCGCTCGGTTCCGATGGGGATGTCGGCGCTGCGCGCGCGCGGGCGACCCAGGCGATGGACGCGCTCGACTCGGACGTGCACGCGGCGCTCGGGCTGTAG
- a CDS encoding adenosine deaminase codes for MTLTPDEIRALPKVVLHDHLDGGLRPETLIELAEEIGYELPSGDADLLSKHFIANSNSGDLVRYLEAFTHTSAVMQSAANITRIAREAVIDHARDGVIYLELRYAPELHTQQGLIMQEVVDAVTLGIEEGVSDALEEGYTIRAAALLCAMRQNSRSLEVAELALANWGTGCVGFDIAGPEAGFPPAKHAPAFTLLRDELFPVTIHAGEADGVDSLAQALGLGAARRIGHGARITEDITDFGTEMPIFGHVAQYVLDQQIPLEICPTSNVHTGAAESIAEHPMHELRDLGFAITINTDDKLMSGVDMVSEFSDLIDVGWTKADLFEATLAAAWGAFLPYDERADLADFIVAGYGMDD; via the coding sequence ATGACTCTCACCCCGGACGAGATCCGTGCCCTCCCCAAGGTCGTCCTCCACGATCACCTCGACGGCGGACTCCGCCCGGAGACCCTCATCGAGCTCGCCGAGGAGATCGGCTACGAGCTGCCGTCCGGCGACGCCGACCTGCTGTCGAAGCACTTCATCGCGAACTCGAACTCGGGCGACCTGGTGCGCTACCTCGAGGCGTTCACGCACACCTCCGCGGTGATGCAGAGCGCAGCGAACATCACGCGCATCGCGCGCGAGGCCGTGATCGATCACGCCCGCGACGGCGTCATCTACCTCGAGCTGCGCTACGCGCCCGAGCTGCACACCCAGCAGGGGCTCATCATGCAGGAGGTCGTCGACGCGGTGACGCTCGGGATCGAGGAGGGCGTGTCCGACGCGCTCGAGGAGGGCTACACGATCCGTGCGGCCGCGCTGCTGTGCGCGATGCGGCAGAACAGCCGCTCACTCGAGGTCGCCGAGCTCGCCCTCGCGAACTGGGGGACCGGCTGCGTCGGCTTCGACATCGCGGGGCCCGAGGCCGGCTTCCCGCCCGCCAAGCACGCCCCGGCGTTCACGCTGCTGCGGGACGAGCTGTTCCCGGTGACCATCCACGCGGGCGAGGCCGACGGGGTCGACTCCCTGGCGCAGGCGCTCGGCCTCGGCGCAGCGCGCCGCATCGGGCACGGTGCGAGGATCACGGAGGACATCACGGACTTCGGCACCGAGATGCCGATCTTCGGGCACGTCGCGCAGTACGTGCTCGACCAGCAGATCCCGCTCGAGATCTGCCCCACGTCCAACGTGCACACGGGCGCGGCGGAGTCGATCGCCGAGCACCCCATGCACGAGCTGCGCGACCTGGGCTTCGCGATCACGATCAACACGGACGACAAGCTCATGTCAGGCGTCGACATGGTCAGCGAGTTCTCCGACCTGATCGACGTGGGCTGGACCAAGGCGGACCTGTTCGAGGCGACGCTCGCCGCCGCATGGGGCGCGTTCCTGCCGTACGACGAGCGCGCTGACCTCGCGGATTTCATCGTCGCCGGCTACGGGATGGACGACTAG
- a CDS encoding RNA polymerase sigma factor encodes MTDAEEALRAHGDDLLAYLERRVGRDDAADALAETFATAWRRAADMPPDLQEARLWLFGVARMTAANTGRAGRRRSRLVATLRDAMVTAAPAADRGVEVRDAIARLEPDQAEVVRLRHWEGLTLAEAAVVLDEPASTVRSRYARARAVLAEALADEGVAD; translated from the coding sequence ATGACTGACGCGGAGGAGGCGCTGCGCGCCCACGGCGACGACCTCCTCGCGTACCTCGAGCGACGTGTCGGGCGAGACGATGCGGCTGACGCCCTCGCGGAGACGTTCGCCACGGCCTGGCGACGCGCCGCGGACATGCCACCCGATCTGCAGGAGGCGCGCCTATGGCTCTTCGGGGTCGCACGGATGACGGCGGCCAACACTGGACGTGCAGGTCGTCGGCGCAGCCGCCTGGTCGCGACGCTGCGAGACGCCATGGTCACGGCCGCACCCGCGGCTGATCGTGGGGTCGAGGTGCGGGACGCGATCGCGCGGCTCGAACCCGACCAGGCCGAAGTGGTGAGGCTGCGGCATTGGGAGGGGCTCACGCTGGCCGAGGCGGCTGTGGTGCTCGACGAGCCCGCCTCCACGGTGCGCAGCCGCTACGCCCGCGCGCGGGCCGTTCTTGCCGAGGCGCTCGCGGACGAGGGCGTCGCCGACTGA
- a CDS encoding vancomycin high temperature exclusion protein, which produces MPDLALRPRMRERLHPRLRWVIAAIVLIPALVAAPWAVVRLTTASSVSEAGTPAEHADAALVLGARVYEDGEPSRFLRERVETGVALYLDGTVDLLIMSGDGEDSSGYGEPTIMRALAESMGVPSDAIVEDPLGLDTYSSCARAGSVYGASSVIVATQEFHEPRAVWLCEQAGLDAQGRYPAIRLTKSTVLGNIREVPAIAKAMLDQARGREVTAEG; this is translated from the coding sequence ATGCCTGATCTCGCGTTGCGCCCACGTATGCGCGAGCGCCTTCACCCGCGCCTGCGCTGGGTGATCGCGGCGATCGTCCTGATCCCGGCGCTCGTTGCGGCGCCGTGGGCGGTGGTGAGGCTCACCACCGCCTCGTCCGTCTCCGAGGCGGGCACCCCGGCGGAGCATGCCGACGCCGCGCTCGTGCTCGGCGCGCGCGTGTACGAGGACGGCGAGCCGTCGAGGTTCCTGCGCGAGCGCGTCGAGACCGGCGTCGCCCTGTATCTCGACGGCACGGTCGACCTCCTCATCATGAGCGGCGACGGCGAGGACTCGTCGGGCTATGGCGAGCCGACCATCATGCGCGCGCTCGCCGAGTCGATGGGCGTGCCGTCAGACGCGATCGTCGAGGACCCGCTCGGGCTCGACACCTACTCGTCGTGCGCGCGGGCGGGGTCGGTCTACGGCGCCTCGTCGGTGATCGTCGCGACGCAGGAGTTCCACGAGCCGCGCGCGGTGTGGCTGTGCGAGCAGGCAGGGCTCGACGCGCAGGGTCGGTACCCGGCGATCCGGCTCACCAAGTCGACAGTGCTCGGCAACATCCGTGAGGTTCCCGCGATCGCGAAGGCGATGCTGGATCAGGCGCGAGGCCGCGAGGTCACGGCCGAAGGCTGA